AAATACTTCAGGAGGAGGCCGGTAGTCTGACCGTTATTGTAAACAGCGTAAAAGTGTCGGTCTTCAGGTATCACTGTCCCTTTACTGACCTTAAAGTCAAGATAAAAAGCATTCCGGTTGCGAGCATTCTGGACATAGCCGCCATGAAGGTCATCGCCATAACCCAAAGAGGCGCAAAAAGGGATTTTGCAGACCTTTACTTTATCCTGCAGGATACCCCTTTCCGGAAAGTTGCCGCGAATATGCTCAGGCGGTTCGGCACAGAAAGGGTCAATCCTCTTCTCATTGGCAAGGCGTTAGTGTTTTTTAATGATGCCGAGGGCGACCCCGAACCTCAATACTTAAGGGACAAGCCGGACTGGAAAGATATAAAAAGATTCTTTAAAAAAAATGTAAAGCAGATAGTGTTTGACCTTCAAAACGCAAAAGAAGAACTACAACAATAAGTGACACCCCGTTTTTCTTGACACAATACCTCATATTCAGTTAAGGGAGCGCAGGGTCAGGTCTTTGATTTTACTATTTTGCCTTAAATAAATTATGCCCGGCACTGCGGGGGCGTTGTAGATTTTGAGCTATGACTATCAAGCTGTCTGACCCCATTGTCTTTCTCTGTATAGCAGCGCTTGGAATAGGACATTAAAGAAATAGCTTCTTCAGATATGTATCAGCCTTAAGAATATTAATTCCTCCAACTGTTTTTTCTCTTTTCATCTCTTTTACCATCTGAATGCCTTTTAAACGATACTTCTCACAAAAATATTTCAGGTTTTGAGATAAATTTGAATCACTGACTTTTGCCTCAATCACTTCCACAATTTGATTATTATTTGTGAGACAAAAATCTACCTCCTTTTTATCTTTTGTACGAAGATATTTCAGTTCAAAATTTTCTCCTTTATAGTCATTGCTGCCAAAAACATGTTTCAATAAACTTAATGCTATAAAGTTTTCAAACTTCGCTCCATTATCTCCAACAACAAGACCATTATCAAAAAAATATATTTTGGGTTCTTTCAATATGGAGCGGGCAATATTTCTTGAATGCGGAGTAATCCTGAAAATTATATATAAAGTTTCAAGTATCTGAATATATTTAATTATTGTAGTTGGAGAAGCATTTACATCCTCTGCAATGGAGGCGTAGGATACAGGCGTCCCCACTTTTCTCCTCAGAAGTCCAAAAACCGTCTGTATTGTTCTGAAATCATGAATTCTCTCAAAATCAAGTATGTCCGTCCGGATAAGACCATCCGCATACTGATTCCTCCACCGTTTTGCATCAATTTCATTATTTGAAAGAAAAGGCTCAGGGAAACCTCCTCTTTGAATAAAATGTTCAATGTCACTGCTTATCGGCTCTTTCTGAAGTTCAGAAATAGAAAACGGCATTAATCTATGAGTAAAAAATCTGCCGGCTAAAGAATCACCTGCCTGCCTGAATACGTCCAGCCTTGCGCTTCCGGTAACAAGAATTTTGAGATTCTTTGGTTTTGTATCGTAAACCCCTTTTAGATAATTTTTCCATCCTGGCATTTTATGCAGTTCATCAAGAATCAACAACTCGGTTGACTGAAGCCATGATTCATTTTTTATAATCTGCCTGTCTTCAAAGCTGTCGTAATTCAGATAGGCTGTATTTTTAAATTGTTTTCCGATTTCAAGGGCAAGCCATGTCTTTCCAACCTGTCGCGGCCCGACAATGAAGACTATTTTCTTAGTCAGATCTTTAAGGATAGGTTCAATTTGCCTGCGGTACATACTGACTATTATGCACAAAAATGGATAATAGTCAAGACTATTCTCCAAAGTCGTGGAAAATAGTCGGGGCGCAGCGGCAGGTCTTCAATTTTATTATTTTGCCTTAAATATTATGTATGTTTTGAAAAACTGCAACCGGAGAGTTATAATATCAGCCTAAAAGGCAATGCAAAAACACGATGACAAGCAGATTGCGCGGGATTTCTGGATGCGTC
The window above is part of the Nitrospirota bacterium genome. Proteins encoded here:
- a CDS encoding nucleotidyl transferase AbiEii/AbiGii toxin family protein yields the protein MHLECLPAKGQKALGWFKNIAAKKHLILAGGTALALQLGHRISVDLDFFTMDDFSSESLIQEIKRLKFDYQILQEEAGSLTVIVNSVKVSVFRYHCPFTDLKVKIKSIPVASILDIAAMKVIAITQRGAKRDFADLYFILQDTPFRKVAANMLRRFGTERVNPLLIGKALVFFNDAEGDPEPQYLRDKPDWKDIKRFFKKNVKQIVFDLQNAKEELQQ
- a CDS encoding ATP-binding protein yields the protein MYRRQIEPILKDLTKKIVFIVGPRQVGKTWLALEIGKQFKNTAYLNYDSFEDRQIIKNESWLQSTELLILDELHKMPGWKNYLKGVYDTKPKNLKILVTGSARLDVFRQAGDSLAGRFFTHRLMPFSISELQKEPISSDIEHFIQRGGFPEPFLSNNEIDAKRWRNQYADGLIRTDILDFERIHDFRTIQTVFGLLRRKVGTPVSYASIAEDVNASPTTIIKYIQILETLYIIFRITPHSRNIARSILKEPKIYFFDNGLVVGDNGAKFENFIALSLLKHVFGSNDYKGENFELKYLRTKDKKEVDFCLTNNNQIVEVIEAKVSDSNLSQNLKYFCEKYRLKGIQMVKEMKREKTVGGINILKADTYLKKLFL